Part of the Paenarthrobacter sp. JL.01a genome is shown below.
TGCGAAACCAGTTGGCCGTTCACGAGGAAGCGAACCAGGCTGAGGTGGTTTCCCTGATGGCCGCGCACGATTCCGTGAATCACAGGTGGCTGGACTACGAGCTCGACGTCGGGAACCTCATCGATTTCCCCCTCATGACAGACGTTCGTGAGCCACTGACCGTCGCTTTCCTGCGCGCCAAGAAGGAAGCCGACGGCTTGCGTCCCGGAGTGCCGGAAGAAATTTCGACGCCGGCCCGGCTCGCCGAGTACCGCGCGGCAGTCCACAGCTACGAACTGGCATTCGACGTTGCCGAGCGGGAAGCCCGGCGTATCAAGGACGGGAACTTCTCAGGCCCCGAGCGGCAACGGCTGGCGACGGCACGGAAGCTGCTGCGCATCGCCGAGGACACAGCCGCCACCCCGGCCGAACGTCAAACGGCGTACAAGCGGGCCCGGAAGGAACTCGATGGATTGATCGTCCTGCCCGAGGCGACGGTTGCCGCATTGGAAGGCAAAATCGCGGGGATGCTGGACGAACGAAGAGACCCCGACACGGACGCCCGGTTGGCATAACAGGTGCGCTAGATGGACGAACCTAACTCCACGCCCATCACCGTCCGCACCGTGGAACCTTCAAGGTCATCCTCCAGGTGCCTCATCCCCAGATGCTCTGCTACGCACCGCGAAGCCATGTTGTCGGGGTGGATGATCGCAACTAGCAGGCTGACGCCCACCACGTCCCGGGCGTACTCCAGGCAGGCCAAAGCCGCTTCCGTGGCATATCCGCGACCCTGAAGCTCCACGCGTACGTGATATCCGACCTCCAGCTCCAACCGGTCATTGACGTTCTGCCACGTTAGCCCGCAGTCTCCCACGAATTCGCCGTCGTGCGTCTCGACGAGCCACAACCCGTATCCGTGGCGGGCATAGTTCCCCTGGTTCCAGGCGATCCAAGCCGCTGCTTCGTCGCGGGATTTGGGTGCCGGGTAGAACGTCATAACCTTGGGGTCGCCGAGCATCGAAGCCATGGCGTCAAGATCCGCAGGCGTCATCTCGCGAAAAAGCAATCGGGAGGTCGGATGGGGGAGCACCCCCACAGCCTACAGAGTGGCGCTCCCGACCATTGGCCCGCCGCCGGCGACCATCAGCCCCGGCCCATGCTCGTCGAGGGGTCGCCGCCACCCTCTGACGGATCGGCCCGGAGGTCGTCGGGATCACCGCTGGGAAGCCCCGCCGGACCAGCAACGTCGCCTGAAGCAGCCGATGCCGCGGTGGCGTCTTGGCTGCCTCGCTGAGTGCCGACGTCGTCACCCTGATTGGTGGAGTCCTGTCCGCCGTAGGGTTCTCCGACAGAGCGGCGTCGCCCGGTGGGGCGGTCCTCCTTGGGAGGGAGGTCCTCATCCATGGCGTTGGAGCCTTCGCTGATGGACGAGTAGACCTGAATGTCGTCGTCCTTCTCGCCGGGTTCCGGGACATTGTCCTTTTTCACGGGACCGGAAGTGCCTGCCAGATCTTCCATGGCATTTTCAGTGGCCTTGCGGATGCTGTCTTCTACGCCCATCTGATGACTCCTTTGCATGAATGGTTCATTGTTGGGCCGCGGTATGGTGGGCCGCGCTTGCATAGTAAGCCTACTTACTTATTGTGTCGTCTGTAAACGTTCCCGGGGTTGACAAAACGGGATGTGGGTGTGGGTGTTGCCGCAGGTCAGGTCGTCTTGCGATGCACTTTGTACCGGTGATCGTTGGGCGATAAGGTATTGCCAGACCGTTTTGCAGAGGGCGGCCCTTTTCGCTCCTTTGCTGTCTGCTGGGGACGCTTTTCAGTCAGTAGGAACGTGCATGGTCAACCCCCTCCCCGAGCAGGAAGCTCTCCAGAACGGATACTTTTTGGATCTGGTTCTGGGTAGCGAAGACGTTGAGGCATTTCTCAGCGACCTCGCAGCTTTCTCCGCCGAGAGTCTCTCCCACTCGGAGAGCCCCGTCTTCAGTGGCATTACCGTATTACGCCGCAAGAAGTCGGCAACCGCTGCCAGCAGCGACGAGCGTGCACGCGTCATGGATCAACTCCAGAGCACTTTTGACGGTCCCTGTCTTACGGCCATGGACAAACTCACGCCTGTGCTGGTTGAGGACCTTCTGAGCGAGCACCGCTGGCCCGAATATGTCCGGGCTGCCTCAGACCAGGGCCTGCGCTCGATCCTCAGTGTGCCGCTGATGGTCGAAGGCGACACCCGCGCTGCCCTGAACCTTTACTCAGAGAAGGTCAAGGCTTTCAGCGATACGGACGTGGAGCGCGCCGAGGTCTTTGCCCTGCACGCATCCAAGTCCCTCCGGCTCGCCCTGAAAATCGCCCAACTCAGCGACGCCCGGAACGACATGGCAGCGGCAATGCAGTCGCGTACGGTGATTGACCTGGCGGTCGGCGCGATCATGGCCCAGAACCATTGCAGCCAAGACGAGGCGTTCACCATCCTCCGGACTGCTTCCAGCAACCGGAACATCAAGCTGCGGCACTTGGCCAAGTCCATCATCGCCGCCGTTTCCTCGGGGAAGATCACCACGCACTTCGAGGAGTGAACCCCCAGCCCCCAAAGTCCGCCCTGTGGCCCCCGTTTGGTAACCCGAGGCAACCATGGAGCAGACTGGGTTGGGTGACCGCCAACAAACCCCGTCCCGGACTCGCGATTGCAGCACTGAGCCTTGGAACGGCGCTGAACCCGCTGAACTCGTCCATGATCGCTGTGGCATTGGTGGTCCTTCGGGAGCATTTTGCGCTCGACGTCGCCACGGTCACCTGGGTAATCACCTCGTTCTACCTGGCATCGGCGGCGGGCCAGCCGCTCATGGGCAGGCTCGCGGACCGTTTCGGGCCCCGCCGGTTGTTCATGTTCGGCATGGCCTTGGTCGCGGTTACCTGCGCGATCGCGCCCTTCCTGCCCAACTTCGCGCTCGTCTGTGTGGCCCGTGCCCTCATGGCGGTGGGGACCGCCACCGCCTACCCGTCCGCCGTCGTGATGGTCACCGAACTAAGCCGGCTGGCGAACTTGCCGTCCACCCGGCCGCTGGGCCGGATCCAGATGGCCAACACCTCGGCCGCTGCTGTGGGTCCCGTGGTGGGCGGCCTGTTGGTGAGCCTGGTGGGGTGGCAGGCGCTGTTCGCGATCAACGTGCCCATCGCGTTGCTCGCGTTGTTTGTTGTCCGGCAAACGGCACCTGCCGATTCGGGCCGGGAGACCGGTTCGCTGGGAACGCTGATACGGGATTCCGACATCCCCGGCATTCTTGCCTTCGTCACCTCGCTCATGCTCGCCATGATGGCCCTGCTCAACGTACTGCCGGGATACCGCTGGTATCTGCTGGGTGCCGCTACGGTGATTGGCGCGCTCTTTGCCTGGCGCGAGTTGAGGTTCCGGCCACCGTTCCTTGACCTTCGGCTGCTGGGACGCAACCGGCCGCTGCTGCTGGTCTACCTGCTCTTCATCGTCTTCAGCGGCGTGTATTACTTTGCGTTCTTCGGACTACCGCAGTTGCTGCAGGAAGCAGGCCATTACGACGCCGGTGTAGTAGGGCTGCTGATGCTGCCCCTTGCGGCGTTGTCGGTTGTAGTGACGCCGCTGACGGTGCGGTTTATTGAGCGGTTCGGCGTCCGTTCTGTGTTGATCACCGGGGTGTTGATCCTGACCCTTGCCTCCGGTGCGTTGGGATTCCTCACGGTGTCGCTCTGGGTGCCGGTGGTGTTTGTCCTCACCGCGTTGATGGGCGTTCCGTATGGCATGGTCAGCACGGCCTCCAACCAAGGTCTCTACGTTTCCGCCCGGCCAGAGGAGAGGGGAGTGGCTGCGGGAATCTTCCAGACGTGCCGCTACCTCGGGGCCATTACGGCGACTGTCCTGATCGGTGTGCTCTACGGCTCGGGCGTGAACCAGGCCAATTGGGGGCTGATGGTCCTTGTGATGCTGGGGCTGAGCGCGGTGGTGCTGGTGCTGGCTGTGATGTGGCGGAAGCCCGCTGCTTAGCGGGGACAACGAAACGGGACCCTGGCTGTGTGCCAAGGTCCCGTTCCATAGTGCGGTTAGCGGTTGAGGAAGGCCTCGTGCTGGCGGTGTGCCTCCGCCACTTGCTCGCGGATCTTGTCCACGTCCTTGGCCTTGTTCCGGTACTTCAGGGGCATCTGCACGATCTGTGCTTCCTCGGCAGTCAGGGCGCGGTAGATGCGTTTGCGTTCGTTGGCGTCGGCCGTGTAGTCCAGGTCCAGGTAGTCCACCGCATGGCGGCGGGCGTTGTTGATGGCCGTCTGTGCCTTGCCAGCCGGGCTCAGGAGGGAGAGCGCCACCGTGATGACGAGGGTTCCGATGATCACCGACAAGGAGAAGCCGGTGGTGATTTCGATGACGTTGACGTGCTCGCCGTCGTTGATGAACGGCAGGTTGTTTTCGTGAAGGGCGTGCAGGATCAGCTTGACGCCGATGAACGCGAGGATGGCTGCAAGCCCGTAGGAGAGGTAGATGAGGCGGTCCAGCAGGCCGTCGATCAGGAAGTAGAGCTGGCGCAGGCCCATCAGTGAGAATGCCGTGGCCGTGAAGACGATGAATACGTTCTGGGTGAGGCCGAAGATCGCGGGGATGGAGTCGAGTGCGAACAGAATGTCGGTGCCACCGATCGCCACCATCACCAGCAGCATGGGAGTCAGGGCACGCTTGCCGTTGACCATGGTGAAGAGCTTGTCGCCGTCGTACTTATCCGTGGTGTGGAAGAACTTCTTGGCCAGGCGGATGATGAAGTTGTTGGCTTGATCGTCGCCGTGGTCGCCGGGCTTAAGCAGGTTGCCGGCCGTGAGCAGCAGGATCAGGCCGAAGATGTAGAACACCCAGGCGAACGAGTTGATCAGCGCAGCGCCCAGGAAAATGAAGCCGGTGCGGGCGATCAGCGAGAACACGATGCCGAACAGGAGGACTTTCTGCTGATCCTCGCGCGGCACGCGGAAGCTCGCCATGATGATCAGGAACACGAAGAGGTTGTCGACCGAGAGTGCCTTCTCCGTGATGTATCCGGCGAAGTACTCGGAGCCCATCTGGGCTCCGCCGAAGACCAATACCAGGATGCCGAAGATGACGGCCAGCCCCACGTAGATGGAGGACCAGATGGCTGCTTCTTTGAGCGATGGGACGTGGGCTTTGCGGATGTGGAAGAAGTAGTCAAAGGCCAAAAGCGCCAGAATGACGACGATGGTGATGCCCCAGATGAGGGGTGAGACGGTCATATGATCCTGCTTTCGTGAGGCGCGCGAGTGGTGTTGCTCACCGAGGGTCAAACTCGTGGAATCAAATTTACCGGACGGGCTCACTTGCTGTCGGGTCGGCGGTCGGGGAGGAGTACGACGTCGGGTGGTTCAGAATGCTGGAAGGCGCGGCTTGCGTCCATTGAAATCTGGGGTAGCATCGTTATTATCAACTTGATAATAACGATGGGAAAGATCATGGATGCCCTGCTCGATTGGATGAACTCCGCAGCTGTTCCGAACCTCTTCGGTAGCCCTGTTAGCTGGATTGAAGTCATCGGGTTCGTCACGGGTGCTGCCTGCGTATACGGCGTTGCCCGACAGAAACTCTGGAGCTGGCCTGTTGGCATCGTTAACAACCTCGCCTTCATGATCCTGTTCCTGGGCGCCGGACTCTATGGCGACACGGTGCTACAGGTGATTTTCGGCGTCGTTGGCGCGTATGGCTGGTTCAACTGGATGCGGGGCAACCGCAACACTTCAGCGAAGGATGACCTTCCCATTCGTGACGCCAGCCGCCGGGAGACTGTGTGGGCAATTGGAGCCACGGCAGCTGCAACGGCGGTGGTAGGAATTGTTCTGGCAGTGGAAACCAATTCAACTGTCCCGTGGCCTGACGCCTTTATCTTGGCGGCGTCTCTCGTCGCGACGTGGGGCCAGGCCAAGAAGATCCTCCAGCAGTGGTACGTCTGGATCGTCGTGGATGTTGTTTCAATCCCGTTGTACTTCGTGAAGGGGCTAACACTCACCGCGATTCTTTACATCGGTTTCCTCGCGCTCTGCGTTTACGGCTTGGTTGACTGGAAGCGGGTCCGCCGACTCGAAGCCCAGGAGCAGGCATCTGAAGGGGTTGTGTTGGTATGAGCACCTATGGCACAGGACTTGTCATCGGAAAGTTCTATCCTCCGCACGCAGGCCACAGGCACCTGATCGAAGTCGCAGCTGCGGAGTCGGAGAGGTTGTTCGTCATTGTGCTGGGCAGCCGTTTCGAATCCTTGCCCATGGAGGACCGTGCCCGCTGGCTTTCCTTGGAGTTCGCCTCCTGCCCGAACGTTCAAGTTCTTTTCCAGGCTGACGATTGCCCGGTGGATTACCAGTCGGAGGAGATCTGGAAGGCGCACGTTGAACTGATGCGGCTGGCCTTGAAGGGCGTGGGCGTGGGACAGATTGACGCCGTCTTCACCTCCGAGATGTACGGCCACCAGCTCGCCGACGCACTCAAGGCGCAGCACGTCGTCGTCGACCCCGAAAGGCGCGTGTACCCGGTCAGCGGGACCATGTGCCGCGATGACCTCAACGTAGCGTGGCCGCACATTGTGGAACCCGCGCGGCAGGGTTTGGCTACGCGGATCATCGTTGTGGGTGCCGAATCGACCGGCACAACAACCCTGACCCGCTCGCTGATGGAGCACTATCGAAGCCAATTTCCTACGATCGGGGACGTGCCCGAGTATGGCCGCCTGCGGACGTATGACAAACTCGACGAGCTCCGCAGCCTTAACCCGGATTCAGGCGTTGAGGACTTGGTGTGGACCGCTGATGATTTCAGCCATATCGCCACGCGCCAGAATGAGCTGGAGAACGCGGCTGCATCCCAGTGCCCGCTGGTCATTGCGGATACGGATTCGCTGGCGACAGTGTTGTGGGAACGCCGTTACATGGGTGTCGGCAGTTTCGGCGCGGCCGAGGCAGCCGGGAACCTTCCCCGGCGGGACCTCTACCTGCTGACCGACCATGAGGGCGTTGACTTTGAGGATGACGGGTTCCGCGACGGTGAGCACATCCGGGCTGATATGACCGAGTGGTTCAAGGATGCCCTGGCATCTGCAGGGCACTCCTGGGTTCTTGTCACCGGCAGCCATGAATGCAG
Proteins encoded:
- a CDS encoding MFS transporter — protein: MTANKPRPGLAIAALSLGTALNPLNSSMIAVALVVLREHFALDVATVTWVITSFYLASAAGQPLMGRLADRFGPRRLFMFGMALVAVTCAIAPFLPNFALVCVARALMAVGTATAYPSAVVMVTELSRLANLPSTRPLGRIQMANTSAAAVGPVVGGLLVSLVGWQALFAINVPIALLALFVVRQTAPADSGRETGSLGTLIRDSDIPGILAFVTSLMLAMMALLNVLPGYRWYLLGAATVIGALFAWRELRFRPPFLDLRLLGRNRPLLLVYLLFIVFSGVYYFAFFGLPQLLQEAGHYDAGVVGLLMLPLAALSVVVTPLTVRFIERFGVRSVLITGVLILTLASGALGFLTVSLWVPVVFVLTALMGVPYGMVSTASNQGLYVSARPEERGVAAGIFQTCRYLGAITATVLIGVLYGSGVNQANWGLMVLVMLGLSAVVLVLAVMWRKPAA
- a CDS encoding GNAT family N-acetyltransferase codes for the protein MLPHPTSRLLFREMTPADLDAMASMLGDPKVMTFYPAPKSRDEAAAWIAWNQGNYARHGYGLWLVETHDGEFVGDCGLTWQNVNDRLELEVGYHVRVELQGRGYATEAALACLEYARDVVGVSLLVAIIHPDNMASRCVAEHLGMRHLEDDLEGSTVRTVMGVELGSSI
- the pnuC gene encoding nicotinamide riboside transporter PnuC, with product MGKIMDALLDWMNSAAVPNLFGSPVSWIEVIGFVTGAACVYGVARQKLWSWPVGIVNNLAFMILFLGAGLYGDTVLQVIFGVVGAYGWFNWMRGNRNTSAKDDLPIRDASRRETVWAIGATAAATAVVGIVLAVETNSTVPWPDAFILAASLVATWGQAKKILQQWYVWIVVDVVSIPLYFVKGLTLTAILYIGFLALCVYGLVDWKRVRRLEAQEQASEGVVLV
- a CDS encoding ANTAR domain-containing response regulator yields the protein MVNPLPEQEALQNGYFLDLVLGSEDVEAFLSDLAAFSAESLSHSESPVFSGITVLRRKKSATAASSDERARVMDQLQSTFDGPCLTAMDKLTPVLVEDLLSEHRWPEYVRAASDQGLRSILSVPLMVEGDTRAALNLYSEKVKAFSDTDVERAEVFALHASKSLRLALKIAQLSDARNDMAAAMQSRTVIDLAVGAIMAQNHCSQDEAFTILRTASSNRNIKLRHLAKSIIAAVSSGKITTHFEE
- a CDS encoding TerC family protein; this translates as MTVSPLIWGITIVVILALLAFDYFFHIRKAHVPSLKEAAIWSSIYVGLAVIFGILVLVFGGAQMGSEYFAGYITEKALSVDNLFVFLIIMASFRVPREDQQKVLLFGIVFSLIARTGFIFLGAALINSFAWVFYIFGLILLLTAGNLLKPGDHGDDQANNFIIRLAKKFFHTTDKYDGDKLFTMVNGKRALTPMLLVMVAIGGTDILFALDSIPAIFGLTQNVFIVFTATAFSLMGLRQLYFLIDGLLDRLIYLSYGLAAILAFIGVKLILHALHENNLPFINDGEHVNVIEITTGFSLSVIIGTLVITVALSLLSPAGKAQTAINNARRHAVDYLDLDYTADANERKRIYRALTAEEAQIVQMPLKYRNKAKDVDKIREQVAEAHRQHEAFLNR
- a CDS encoding AAA family ATPase; translated protein: MSTYGTGLVIGKFYPPHAGHRHLIEVAAAESERLFVIVLGSRFESLPMEDRARWLSLEFASCPNVQVLFQADDCPVDYQSEEIWKAHVELMRLALKGVGVGQIDAVFTSEMYGHQLADALKAQHVVVDPERRVYPVSGTMCRDDLNVAWPHIVEPARQGLATRIIVVGAESTGTTTLTRSLMEHYRSQFPTIGDVPEYGRLRTYDKLDELRSLNPDSGVEDLVWTADDFSHIATRQNELENAAASQCPLVIADTDSLATVLWERRYMGVGSFGAAEAAGNLPRRDLYLLTDHEGVDFEDDGFRDGEHIRADMTEWFKDALASAGHSWVLVTGSHECRMATATGIIDLILEQRSEFTSPPWATRTVLTGAVV